In a genomic window of Melopsittacus undulatus isolate bMelUnd1 chromosome 1, bMelUnd1.mat.Z, whole genome shotgun sequence:
- the GALR1 gene encoding galanin receptor type 1 — MELGEAVASPLNWSRDGAEPPRGEFNLSGLPVTEGKPLFGIGIENFITLIVFVLIFSMGVLGNSLVITVLARSKPGKRRSTTNIFILNLSIADLAYLLFCIPFQSTVYVLPTWVLGAFVCKFIHYFFTVSMLVSIFTLSAMSVDRYVAIVHSRRSSALRVSRNALLGVGLIWALSFAMASPVAHHQRLFHREASNQTFCWEQWPNPRYKKVYVVCMFVFGYLLPLLLISFCYAKVLNHLHKKLRNMSKKSEASKKKTAQTVLVVVVVFGISWLPHHVIHLWAEFGVFPLTQASFLFRVTAHCLAYSNSSVNPIIYAFLSENFRKAYKQVFKCQIGNESPLNDAKENRSRIDTPPSTNCTHV, encoded by the exons atggagctgggggaggcCGTGGCGTCCCCCCTCAACTGGTCCCGAGATGGCGCAGAGCCGCCCCGCGGGGAGTTCAACCTCTCCGGGCTGCCAGTGACAGAGGGGAAGCCCCTTTTCGGCATCGGCATCGAGAACTTCATCACCTTGATCGTCTTTGTGTTGATCTTCTCCATGGGGGTGCTGGGCAACTCGCTGGTGATCACGGTGCTGGCAAGGAGCAAGCCAGGCAAGCGCCGCAGCACTACCAACATCTTCATCCTCAACCTGAGCATTGCTGACCTGGCCTATCTGCTCTTCTGCATCCCGTTCCAGTCCACAGTCTATGTGCTCCCTacctgggtgctgggtgccttTGTCTGCAAGTTCATCCACTACTTCTTCACTGTCTCCATGCTAGTGAGCATCTTCACGCTCTCAGCCATGTCAGTGGACCGCTACGTGGCCATTGTGCACTCCCGACGTTCCTCAGCCTTGCGTGTTTCCCGCAACGCACTGCTGGGTGTGGGGCTCATCTGGGCACTCTCCTTTGCCATGGCCTCACCTGTGGCTCACCACCAGCGCCTCTTCCACCGCGAGGCCTCCAACCAGACCTTTTGTTGGGAGCAGTGGCCCAACCCACGCTACAAGAAGGTGTATGTGGTTTGCATGTTTGTCTTCGGATATCTGCTCCCGCTGCTGCTCATCTCCTTCTGTTATGCCAAG GTTCTTAATCATCTGCATAAGAAGTTGAGAAATATGTCAAAGAAGTCAGAAGCATCCAAGAAAAAG ACAGCACAGACTGTGTTGGTGGTGGTAGTGGTTTTTGGCATCTCCTGGCTGCCGCATCACGTGATTCATCTCTGGGCTGAATTTGGAGTTTTCCCACTGACTCAAGCCTCCTTTCTCTTCAGAGTAACAGCACACTGCCTGGCTTACAGCAATTCTTCTGTGAACCCGATTATATACGcatttctctctgaaaattTCAGGAAGGCCTACAAACAAGTCTTCAAATGCCAGATAGGTAACGAGTCACCTCTGAATGATGCCAAGGAAAATAGAAGTCGAATAGATACCCCACCATCTACCAACTGTACACACGTGTGA